The Euphorbia lathyris chromosome 3, ddEupLath1.1, whole genome shotgun sequence genome contains a region encoding:
- the LOC136224818 gene encoding ribosome-inactivating protein gelonin-like — MKQWFVLATWLCFTFAIASSQNYPTVRFTTHLYTIGSYQNFITSLRNNLRSVTESHGIPLLRKPSEVTSQNKFLLVELINYDSKHSITLALYVVDVYVIGYKSEGNSFFLKDAPEGSEKLLFDGTEKVRLQLDSTYAKLGDRSKIPLGIGALATAIDTLHNFDGRNVNDAFRHSLVVVAEMVAEASRFKFIEQYIKNNLEFGYTPKGDTISYENQWNSLSEQIQKSGSDGKFKTKVQVQNEDYSIKYVSSVAEVKPDIAMLLYKGTGDRLGEAISDEELLQFD, encoded by the coding sequence ATGAAGCAGTGGTTTGTGTTGGCAACATGGTTATGTTTCACTTTTGCAATTGCTTCCTCTCAGAATTACCCAACGGTCAGATTCACAACCCATCTCTACACCATTGGAAGCTACCAAAATTTCATTACGTCTTTAAGAAACAATTTACGTAGTGTAACTGAAAGCCACGGAATACCACTTCTTCGAAAACCATCCGAAGTAACCTCTCAGAATAAATTTCTTCTGGTGGAACTCATTAATTATGATTCCAAACACTCAATCACATTAGCATTATATGTTGTTGATGTGTATGTTATTGGGTATAAATCTGAAGGTAATTCATTCTTTCTAAAAGATGCTCCAGAAGGATCAGAAAAGCTCCTTTTTGATGGAACAGAGAAAGTTAGACTGCAATTGGATTCAACTTATGCTAAGTTAGGCGACAGATCGAAAATTCCGTTAGGAATTGGAGCATTAGCGACAGCCATTGATACACTCCATAACTTCGATGGTAGAAATGTTAACGATGCTTTTCGTCATAGCCTAGTTGTTGTAGCGGAAATGGTTGCAGAGGCGTCAAGATTCAAATTCATCGAGCAATATATTAAGAATAATTTGGAATTTGGGTATACTCCAAAAGGAGATACTATTAGCTACGAAAACCAATGGAATTCTCTTTCAGAACAAATTCAGAAATCTGGTTCAGATggaaaatttaaaacaaaagtTCAAGTGCAAAATGAAGATTATTCAATTAAATATGTGTCTAGTGTTGCAGAGGTAAAACCAGATATTGCAATGTTGCTCTATAAAGGAACTGGAGACAGACTTGGAGAAGCAATTTCTGATGAAGAGTTGCTACAATTTGATTGA